The Rosa rugosa chromosome 1, drRosRugo1.1, whole genome shotgun sequence genomic sequence CTCCTATAAATGCAATGTCATATGGTTAAAGCCAGGGTAAAACAACACTGTCTCTATACACATATAATGAAAAAGTAAGCACTTGTACCTTCCTAGCAAGTTGCTTCCTCTGCCTTTCACGCTTCTTTATCTCTTCCATAAAGGGTGACAGGTTATCAGGAGACAATAGCTCACTCAGATCAATCTCACAGAACTAAAATTTGAATGAACAGTGAGTGATTAGATATTATGTCCTCAAACTGCAATTATGATCTTATTAAAGTGTGATTGCACTTGGATCATACGGAATCAAGATACCTGCAATACTGTTGTTAACGAGAAATGACTTAAATAGCGATAACGCCTTCTCATGGCTTCTGACTGAGTTACTGTCTCCAATTGCAAAATCCTTCCACTTATTCTGCAACCAATTAATTATCCCCACTACAATTAATTATATGATCCTTTCTAGATAATAATAGAAGGGTACTACCCCTACACTCAGGGTTCTTTAAAACTGCATAGGTACAAACTACCGCACTTTGAATCTCAGATATGTACAATGTTAAAAACATGCACTCTTCAAAATTTGCTTTCAGGGAAGGGAATGGGGACATTATATACAGCAGAAATGTTAATGATTTTCACCCAACCTGTGTGGTAGCATATCATGGCTCCCATAATGATGGAGAAGACATTTCATGTTTAATGGATGAAGAATCATGTGTTGACCATCAGCAGCCTGATatagagagaaaataaaatataagaaaCAAACCCTGTAGTTGCCACTACAAATGGAAATATATATGACCAACAACCACATAACATGTCCAAATACAAACCAGTTAGAACTTAAATGGAAACCAGTTTTAAaacgaagaaaaaaacaaaagtcaAGCAACTTGCAAGACAAAGATAGGAGCCACTATGAAGAATACAAAATGAACAGGTTTGCAAAATTTGACACGCATCATATAACCGACCCCCACCCTGTCCAATAACAAGGCTCGATATGAAACGTTACATTTCCAAACACAAAACGCAATATCATgacaagaagaaaaaagagaaatgtGATGACGTCTCAATATCAGTCACCTGGTAGAAATTGTACGAGTCCTTGTCTTTTACACTTTCAGAGAAACGTGAGTGCCGTTGGACGGTCTTGCTTTCATCATATGAAGAAGATAAAACATTTTCATGGCCTTCCAATGATTCCGCCACATCCACAGATTGGTCAGACGAAGTCCCATCATCTGACTTGTCCACTAATAAATTCTCTGAACACTTATTAAAGTCACCGAAACCATTAGACAAAGTTCCATCCCCAATTATTGATGCTTCACCGTTACCATTAGTAGAATTTGCAGTAGACAAGGCAACGGATGAACCGGGTTTATTGTTGTCAATAGCCCGGTGCTCATTCCAATACTTCTTCCTCTGTTCTAATTGTTCCATTGCAGCACATACATATGGAAGCTTCTCCAGGTCATCGACAAGACCTGACTCTGCCCTGACTAACCAAGCATCTAGCTCTGATATTGCCTTTCTGAATGAAAGATCTACGTCTGATGTAAATGTAAACTTTGAAAAGGGATCATAACTTTCATCATCACAACCTGACATGGCATCTTTCTCCTTTTTACTTTTATGGGATATGGTAAATGAATCCTTTTGTCGACTAAGAAGCATAAACTCCATAGTATCACCAACGGTGTACTGCTTAACATTCTCCACGAAGAGGGTGTATAAATCCTTGGTTGATatcatcacaaaacacaatGGGCATCTTTTCCAGCAGTCACCCTTATGATCCTCCTTCCCCATCAGCAGGTATTGGAGAATGCATGGGAAACAGAATATATGTCCGCATGAGGTTATCTGAGGACAAAGAGGATACTCCAAACAAATTGGACACTGAACCACAGTAGGGGTGGAATACCTCACACATATGATGTCTTCCCACTGTAACATCTTATCAGGATCCATTGATTCAGCTGAGTAGTTCCCCGAATCCAACACAACAAATTTGTAGTTGGCCTGAAGAAATAAGTCTTTGTTGTAGGGCTTTCTCTTATGCTGCCTTctagcaggaggaggaggaggacctCTAGTCTGAGGACGGGAAATGGGGTCATAATGAAAATTCAAGAGGTGGTTGCCATTCATCATCTGGGATTTTCTTCCTGCTGGTTGCGTTGAGTTTCCATGAGAAGCAACATTACTGATACTCTGTTGGCTTCCAGGCCTTTTCCCTCTAGACCGGTATGAACCAGCCCCTCGGGAGCGAGACTGAGAGTGTGTCTCGTGGTTAGGCAAAACATTCTTACCAGGAAGTCCTAACTCTGTCACCTAAGTAGACAGAGGAAGAGCAAAAAAGACATTAATTATGTTGAGTTTAAATAAGTGCAGGTACTGTATAATAACATATACAATTCAAGCATTTAAAGTATTATGACGACATATATACCTGTTGGGAAGATCCTTGTGCAGCTGGTGGCGATGGGCCTGTAAATGAAGAAAACAATTCGCAACAGTAAACATCAACCAGCTCACGGTGATCATGGCATTCACACTATCTTGTACTTTATTTAAATATGATTGATCATAACTTGCTATCAACAATATGAATGATGGAGGTGAAATaccaaattctagggttttaaTATTTCGCAGatatttcagaaaaaaaaaaaaaaaaaagacgagtAAAGAAACAATCGCATACCTCGAAAATCGGGAGACACAGAGAGGGGAGACTGAGAGTCGGAGATGTCGAGTGATCCAAATGTGAGAATTTGGCGGGAGAGAGAGGGCGGGGACTGAGACTGAGATGGAGATTGGGATTGGGAAAGGAACAGGTGGCCATGTTGGGAATTAGGGTTTACAGAgggaattgaagaagaagacgagttAGATCCTTGGCTTTGGTTGGGCAAGATGGACATGAAATTCTTCAAAGAAACTGGGGGGGGGTTCTCACTTCTGGGCCTCTTTtgcctttctctctcctcctcttctcCCCTATTTATTACCGCATCCGAGCATCTTCCACCGAATATCGGTCCGTCTATACCACACTATTTGCAATTTCGCCCCTCACCTTCTCTTATATTATTTTGGTGCCCTCCCctctcatgagtcatgacttCACTGATTACcgattttattttttggtcagAGTCACTGTTGAGGTCACTCAAAGGATAACAGATTAATCAGGAGGAAAAGACTAGAATTCATTCATCATTCAAAACATGACCAACAATAGTCTTCAGTACAGCATATAAGCTAGAGGAAATACATGGGTCATGGGCCACAACCATGTGTTGGGCTGCTACTAATGGGCAAAAATCTAGACTAGATGGGTGTAGAGAGTAATCTGTCTAGGTTGAGAGGAGGGTCTTAACAagtgccccccccccccttgaGAATGAGCCTGTCCTCAGGCGCAAAAGGCAGGGAACCGTGCAGCAATGGTCCGAGCATCTTCCCAGGTAGCATCTTCAAGTGGCAGCCCTTCCCATTGCACCAGCCAAGTGGTGATGGTTTGCATGAAAATagtggaagcatggaagcatgaaaatagTGGcattagcacattttcctacttcggctaggagaaaccgagctaaacaaggaaggaggggcggcagactaaccaaatgaaatctaaatgagctaaaactttccagattaatactagacatcccaaggatcatttcttatgaagagtgtcaGAGCTAGTTAAGAGTGGaatgccttcaaacaatcagcccaattttctacagaagcaaaactggaaaactggacctgtaagaggtccagcagcatttccagcccaaccgcatggaataaagctctgaaaatttttcaggatgatctacactcatagtggaacattttttatgaagaagtcgaaggctcattctgaagtcttgttggagaaataattgaaggaataaaggggcagaaactgacctaaaaccagctcaatattcacatgttcatgtttcctacccacatgaagatagctagatgcttttctttttttccttagatatatttttctactacaatctctttaatagatcatcatcacttccatgtttctgcaccttcatgctttgctttcatttcatcatttctctatcttttccatattttacaaatcactttcatactccactttcattatttttcttccactcatcatttcactattctttttcttccctatataaacaccttctcctctcattctaaaacacacattcacattcaacaacaacatctctaagatgatctaagttctctctagagcaaacctctctaagagcaactcctctccttctctttctcttaccggtgatcacactcctagtcctagtcttctcagaagccgactttcagtgccaccaaaccctctgtcaatgtacttcggtcctagtctccttgggagccgacggtagtgccgcgaccacaacggttacagaaccagccaagcaagggtaacgccctagcaacccagccaagcaagggtaacgccctagcaacccagccaagctaaagtcacgctttagcaagttctcctcacttcccagtggttctcgctctgctcgatctacaacatcgagtatcgattgtgattttcaagaagctcagcaaaagtcctcgccacgaggcacaaagaatcccgcgacgaggttggtgctctcctcgtctacaatcgctcgacagaagtcaggtcaagggacacccccgacgaccgcac encodes the following:
- the LOC133726812 gene encoding uncharacterized protein LOC133726812, which codes for MSILPNQSQGSNSSSSSIPSVNPNSQHGHLFLSQSQSPSQSQSPPSLSRQILTFGSLDISDSQSPLSVSPDFRGPSPPAAQGSSQQVTELGLPGKNVLPNHETHSQSRSRGAGSYRSRGKRPGSQQSISNVASHGNSTQPAGRKSQMMNGNHLLNFHYDPISRPQTRGPPPPPARRQHKRKPYNKDLFLQANYKFVVLDSGNYSAESMDPDKMLQWEDIICVRYSTPTVVQCPICLEYPLCPQITSCGHIFCFPCILQYLLMGKEDHKGDCWKRCPLCFVMISTKDLYTLFVENVKQYTVGDTMEFMLLSRQKDSFTISHKSKKEKDAMSGCDDESYDPFSKFTFTSDVDLSFRKAISELDAWLVRAESGLVDDLEKLPYVCAAMEQLEQRKKYWNEHRAIDNNKPGSSVALSTANSTNGNGEASIIGDGTLSNGFGDFNKCSENLLVDKSDDGTSSDQSVDVAESLEGHENVLSSSYDESKTVQRHSRFSESVKDKDSYNFYQAADGQHMILHPLNMKCLLHHYGSHDMLPHRISGRILQLETVTQSEAMRRRYRYLSHFSLTTVLQFCEIDLSELLSPDNLSPFMEEIKKRERQRKQLARKERKEQIKAESAMAYPIPIVAGFAQSFYDESPTFSMDDFEALGSSSVTSSSPPIVGERRLFSSVTRLGFAAGHDSPSLKLDGTTSLNGNDAGSSLESTAGGTQNAGVTSFANVISRAKPEENLDVPKINGSGKKGKKPSRVLLSTTGGRRY